In the Gossypium raimondii isolate GPD5lz chromosome 9, ASM2569854v1, whole genome shotgun sequence genome, one interval contains:
- the LOC105798161 gene encoding KH domain-containing protein HEN4 isoform X2 has protein sequence MAGQRNSYGKRSHSQSDYSENGSNKRRNAGDDREQFVIDSDDTVYRYLCPARKIGSIIGRGGEIVKQLRADTKSKIRIGETIPGSDERVVTIYSSRDERNALEDGDSFVSPAQDALFRVHDRVVAEDLHSDEDSEGRQITARLLISSDQIGCVIGKGGQIVQNIRSETGAQIRILKDDLPSCALSTDELVQISGEAAVVKKALHQIASRLHENPSRSQHLLASAVSNAYPAAGAMLGPAAGARIVGVTSLVGPYGRYKGDTGEWPRSMYSAPRDEMSSKEFSLRLVCPTANIGGVIGKGGAIINQIRQESGAAIKVDSSTTDGDDCLITISAKEFFEDWYSPSIEAAARLQPRCSEKVEGDSGIVSFTTRLFVPTSRIGCLIGKGGAIVTEMRRITKANIRILSKENLPKIASEDDEMVQIAGDLDVAKDALVQITTRLRANLFDREGAVNALVPVLPYLHVPTEGTDNLSYESREGKRHGRVHSFSGGYGSSDLSSSDSYGSYGGLQIGSTTGAHGAYSAGRGGPSGLSSHTSVSRR, from the exons ATGGCGGGTCAGAGGAATAGCTATGGGAAGCGGTCTCATTCTCAGTCTGACTATTCTGAGAATGGATCAAATAAGAGGAGAAATGCAGGTGATGACAGGGAACAATTTGTTATTGATTCAGATGATACCGTTTATAGGTATTTGTGCCCTGCAAGAAAGATAGGAAGCATTATTGGAAGGGGAGGGGAGATTGTTAAGCAATTAAGAGCAGACACTAAATCAAAGATTAGAATTGGTGAGACAATTCCTGGTTCTGATGAACGCGTGGTTACTATCTATAGCTCTAGAGATGAGAGAAATGCCCTTGAAGATGGGGATTCTTTTGTTTCTCCTGCTCAAGATGCTTTATTCAGGGTGCATGACAGAGTTGTTGCAGAAGATTTGCACAGTGATGAAGATTCTGAAGGCCGCCAAATTACTGCTCGGCTTCTTATATCTTCTGATCAGATTGGATGTGTTATAGGAAAGGGTGGACAGATCGTTCAGAACATACGTAGTGAAACTGGTGCTCAGATTCGCATTCTTAAGGACGATTTACCTTCTTGTGCCTTGTCCACAGATGAACTTGTACAG ATATCTGGGGAAGCTGCAGTTGTGAAAAAGGCTCTGCATCAAATTGCATCTCGCCTTCATGAGAACCCTTCACGATCTCAGCACTTGCTTGCTTCTGCTGTGTCAAATGCATATCCTGCTGCTGGTGCAATGCTTGGTCCAGCTGCTGGTGCCCGGATTGTAGGGGTAACTTCATTGGTTGGACCTTATGGACGATACAAAGGTGACACTGGAGAATGGCCACGCTCCATGTACTCAGCTCCAAGGGATGAGATGTcatcaaaagaattttctcttCGTTTGGTTTGTCCAACTGCTAATATTGGAGGTGTGATTGGCAAAGGTGGTGCTATAATCAACCAGATCAGGCAGGAATCAGGTGCAGCCATCAAAGTAGATAGCTCAACTACAGATGGAGATGATTGCTTAATAACTATATCAGCTAAGGAG TTCTTTGAGGATTGGTATTCACCTTCTATCGAAGCTGCTGCACGGTTGCAACCTAGATGCAGTGAGAAGGTTGAAGGAGACTCTGGAATTGTATCATTCACAACCCGCTTATTTGTGCCTACCTCACGTATTGGTTGCCTTATTGGTAAAGGAGGAGCTATTGTAACGGAGATGAGAAGGATCACAAAAGCTAATATCCGTATCCTGTCAAAGGAGAATCTTCCAAAAATTGCATCTGAAGATGATGAGATGGTTCAG attgctggagaccttgatgTTGCAAAGGATGCCCTTGTACAAATAACAACACGGTTAAGAGCAAACCTATTTGATAGGGAAGGTGCTGTTAATGCGTTAGTGCCAGTTTTACCGTATCTTCATGTGCCAACTGAAGGAACCGACAATTTAAGTTATGAAAGTAGAGAGGGCAAGAGGCATGGACGTGTGCACTCCTTTTCTGGTGGTTATGGCTCTAGTGATTTATCTTCTAGTGACAGCTATGGAAGTTATGGTGGTCTCCAG aTTGGTAGTACTACTGGTGCTCATGGAGCTTATTCTGCAGGACGTGGTGGTCCTTCTGG GTTATCAAGCCATACCTCTGTTTCCCGGCGCTAA